One stretch of Roseovarius mucosus DNA includes these proteins:
- a CDS encoding exodeoxyribonuclease VII small subunit, whose product MTDTPPSEMTFEQAMKELEQVVGRLERGDVALDESITLYERGAKLKKRCEEKLKEAEEKVAAITLDADGQPTGTTPVTGL is encoded by the coding sequence ATGACCGATACGCCCCCCTCCGAGATGACCTTTGAACAGGCGATGAAAGAGCTGGAGCAGGTTGTTGGGCGGCTGGAACGGGGCGATGTGGCGCTGGACGAGTCGATCACGCTTTATGAGCGCGGTGCCAAGCTCAAGAAACGCTGCGAAGAAAAACTGAAAGAGGCCGAAGAAAAAGTCGCCGCCATTACGCTCGACGCCGATGGCCAGCCCACCGGCACGACCCCGGTGACAGGTCTCTGA
- a CDS encoding pyridoxamine 5'-phosphate oxidase family protein yields MPHHFANIAFTPTVTRLQEEQGSRASYARMQAADGPVNLYLSEVEAEFIAARDSVYMATVTETGWPYIQHRGGPMGFLRVLDDRTLGFADFRGNRQYISLGNLSTDDRVSLFLMDYPNRRRLKILGRARAVGLEDTATLARLDLPDYRARIERGFLITVEGFDWNCPQHITPRFSMEQIDGVTAPLLSRIATLEAALGL; encoded by the coding sequence ATGCCCCATCATTTTGCGAATATCGCCTTCACCCCAACGGTGACACGGCTGCAAGAGGAGCAGGGCAGCCGCGCCTCCTATGCCCGGATGCAGGCTGCGGACGGTCCGGTGAACCTCTATTTGAGCGAGGTCGAAGCCGAGTTCATCGCGGCCCGCGACTCTGTCTATATGGCCACGGTCACCGAAACCGGCTGGCCATATATCCAGCATCGCGGCGGGCCTATGGGCTTTCTTCGCGTGCTGGACGATCGCACCCTTGGCTTTGCCGATTTTCGCGGCAATCGCCAGTATATCAGCCTTGGCAACCTCAGCACCGATGACCGCGTGTCGCTGTTTTTGATGGACTATCCAAACCGCCGCCGGCTCAAGATTCTTGGGCGCGCGCGGGCTGTGGGTCTTGAAGATACGGCAACACTGGCGCGGCTGGACCTGCCCGATTACCGCGCCCGCATCGAGCGCGGGTTCTTGATCACCGTCGAAGGGTTTGACTGGAACTGCCCCCAGCACATTACCCCACGCTTCAGCATGGAGCAGATCGACGGCGTGACAGCCCCGCTCTTGTCGCGGATCGCAACGCTTGAGGCGGCGCTTGGCCTCTAG
- a CDS encoding DUF1348 family protein, with translation MTQDARPPLPPFTHETATQKVRMAEDGWNGRDPARVALAYTPDSRWRNRAEFPVGREEITAFLTRKWARELEYRLIKELWAFAENRIAVRFAYEWRDDAGNWYRSHGNENWEFDEKGLMRLRFASINDQPIKESERKFHWPQGPRPADHPGLSDLGL, from the coding sequence ATGACCCAAGACGCTCGTCCCCCGCTTCCTCCCTTTACCCACGAGACCGCAACCCAAAAAGTGCGCATGGCCGAAGACGGCTGGAACGGGCGCGACCCCGCGCGCGTGGCGCTGGCCTATACGCCCGATAGCCGTTGGCGCAACCGCGCCGAATTTCCAGTTGGCCGCGAGGAAATCACGGCCTTTCTTACCCGCAAATGGGCCCGCGAGTTGGAGTATCGGTTGATCAAGGAACTTTGGGCCTTTGCCGAGAACCGTATCGCCGTGCGCTTTGCCTATGAATGGCGCGATGATGCCGGCAATTGGTATCGCAGCCATGGCAACGAAAACTGGGAATTTGACGAAAAAGGCCTCATGCGCCTGCGCTTTGCCAGCATCAATGACCAGCCGATCAAAGAGTCTGAGCGCAAGTTCCATTGGCCACAAGGGCCGCGCCCCGCTGATCACCCCGGCCTTTCCGATCTTGGCCTATAA
- a CDS encoding polyprenyl synthetase family protein yields MQARLAAEAETIQAHLSRVLAPFGTGPVAEGMRYATQGGKRIRGFLVMESARLHDVPETAAIWPATAIEALHAYSLVHDDLPAMDNDDLRRGQPTVHIKWDEATAILVGDALQSLAFELVAHPDCGPAEVRAGLTLSLARAAGGQGMVLGQALDIAAETATTPLSLDEITTLQAGKTGALILWSATAGACMAHADMTPLSTYARALGLAFQIQDDVIDVTGDAAAAGKAVGKDAAAGKATFVSLLGLDGARARSASLVDAACDALSCYGERGERLRDLARFVISRQS; encoded by the coding sequence ATGCAGGCGCGACTTGCCGCCGAGGCTGAAACCATTCAGGCGCATCTTTCCCGCGTTCTTGCCCCCTTTGGCACCGGCCCCGTGGCCGAGGGCATGCGCTATGCCACGCAGGGCGGCAAGCGCATCCGAGGCTTTCTGGTGATGGAAAGCGCGCGGCTGCACGATGTGCCTGAGACAGCCGCGATTTGGCCCGCCACGGCCATTGAGGCCTTGCACGCCTATAGCCTCGTGCATGACGATCTGCCCGCCATGGACAATGACGACCTGCGCCGGGGTCAACCCACCGTCCATATCAAATGGGACGAGGCGACCGCGATTCTTGTGGGCGACGCGCTGCAATCGCTGGCGTTCGAATTGGTGGCGCATCCCGATTGCGGCCCGGCTGAGGTGCGCGCCGGTCTGACACTTAGCCTTGCTCGTGCAGCCGGAGGGCAGGGGATGGTTCTGGGCCAAGCGCTCGACATTGCCGCCGAAACCGCCACAACGCCGCTCAGCTTGGATGAGATCACGACGTTGCAAGCCGGCAAGACCGGCGCGCTCATCCTGTGGTCCGCCACCGCAGGCGCGTGCATGGCCCATGCCGATATGACCCCGCTAAGCACCTATGCCCGCGCGCTTGGTCTTGCGTTCCAAATACAGGACGATGTGATCGACGTGACCGGCGATGCCGCCGCCGCAGGCAAGGCCGTGGGCAAGGATGCCGCCGCAGGCAAAGCCACGTTTGTTTCGCTGCTGGGGTTGGACGGGGCCCGCGCCCGCTCCGCATCCCTTGTTGACGCCGCTTGCGACGCACTATCTTGTTACGGGGAACGGGGCGAACGCTTGCGCGACCTTGCCCGTTTCGTTATCTCGCGCCAAAGCTAG
- a CDS encoding carboxymuconolactone decarboxylase family protein, producing MARIPVIDPKTATGEAKALLDAVQSALGMVPNFIRVLANSPAALQAFLGLHGIAGAGALDPLTRERIALAVAEQNSCQYCVSAHTAIGRKVGLDSDEILANRAGRSADAKAEAALTFAHTLVEHAGEVSQAEFAALRAAGHSDAEIVEIITHVAMNIFTNILGKATQVEIDFPKVTLNTAA from the coding sequence ATGGCCCGTATTCCTGTTATCGACCCGAAAACCGCCACAGGCGAGGCCAAGGCGCTGCTGGATGCCGTGCAATCGGCGCTTGGTATGGTGCCCAATTTCATCCGCGTTCTGGCCAATAGCCCCGCGGCGCTTCAGGCGTTCCTTGGGCTGCATGGCATTGCCGGGGCAGGGGCGCTTGACCCATTGACGCGCGAACGCATCGCGCTTGCGGTGGCCGAACAGAACAGCTGCCAGTATTGCGTGTCTGCCCATACCGCAATTGGCCGCAAGGTGGGGCTGGACAGTGACGAAATCCTTGCCAACCGCGCGGGCCGTTCCGCCGATGCCAAGGCCGAGGCGGCGCTGACCTTTGCCCATACGCTGGTCGAACATGCCGGCGAAGTGAGCCAAGCAGAGTTTGCCGCCCTGCGCGCCGCTGGTCATTCCGACGCCGAGATCGTCGAAATCATTACCCATGTTGCCATGAATATCTTTACCAATATTCTGGGCAAGGCCACACAGGTCGAGATCGACTTTCCCAAGGTCACGTTGAACACCGCCGCCTGA
- a CDS encoding phosphotransferase, whose translation MSEPVLPLSDLDALARLDARLRALVTAHPDLTGLDISEVLRIVPGKRAVLAGRLDGRAVVARLVEERGAEALAKEWAELQRIWPHMQSGRYRVAEPICYLPDARLLVMERAPGEALLEHLWQADVGRRAQHLRPAAEWLRDYVEISEGWKPGNAKGWLARAARAAATQPFGRLRRIESGILAHLTEMATALDGAEWRVAISHGDFHPNNLILGEDRLTGIDTGGSGRLPVCKDIARFLVHMGRRGMIPSGRRYLGVDAEGLEVFAEVFALTEIERNLWLPFFIGIEALIRVETRALKHSRIKRAEEMYGLLLDDLAAL comes from the coding sequence ATGTCAGAGCCTGTCCTCCCCCTGTCCGACCTTGATGCGTTGGCCCGTTTGGATGCCCGCCTGCGGGCATTGGTGACGGCGCATCCGGACCTTACAGGGTTGGACATCTCAGAGGTGCTGCGCATTGTACCGGGCAAGCGCGCGGTTCTGGCCGGGCGTCTTGATGGGCGCGCGGTGGTGGCGCGGTTGGTTGAAGAACGCGGTGCCGAGGCCTTGGCCAAGGAATGGGCGGAGTTGCAGCGCATCTGGCCGCATATGCAGAGCGGGCGTTACCGTGTCGCCGAACCTATTTGCTACCTGCCGGATGCGCGGCTTTTGGTGATGGAACGCGCGCCCGGTGAGGCGCTGTTGGAGCATCTCTGGCAGGCGGATGTGGGCCGCCGCGCGCAACATCTGCGCCCCGCTGCCGAATGGTTGCGGGACTATGTCGAGATCAGCGAGGGGTGGAAGCCGGGCAATGCCAAGGGCTGGCTCGCGCGGGCCGCGCGGGCCGCCGCCACGCAACCGTTCGGGCGATTACGCCGCATCGAGAGTGGCATTCTCGCGCATCTGACAGAGATGGCGACCGCGCTGGACGGGGCTGAATGGCGCGTCGCGATCAGCCATGGTGATTTTCATCCCAACAACCTTATTCTGGGAGAGGATCGCCTGACAGGGATCGACACCGGCGGCTCTGGCCGGTTGCCCGTCTGCAAGGATATCGCCCGCTTTCTGGTGCATATGGGGCGACGTGGCATGATCCCGTCTGGGCGGCGGTATCTGGGGGTTGATGCCGAGGGGCTCGAGGTTTTTGCCGAGGTCTTCGCGCTGACCGAGATCGAGCGCAACCTTTGGCTGCCGTTCTTTATCGGCATCGAGGCGCTTATTCGGGTCGAGACCCGCGCGCTCAAACACAGTCGGATCAAGCGCGCGGAAGAGATGTATGGCCTCTTGCTGGATGACCTTGCCGCGCTGTGA
- the dxs gene encoding 1-deoxy-D-xylulose-5-phosphate synthase, with protein MSDRPQTPLLDQVASPADLKRFSDSQLVQLAHELRSETISAVSETGGHLGAGLGVVELTVALHHVFDAPRDKIIWDVSHQCYPHKILTGRRDRIRTLRQKDGLSGFTKRSESPYDPFGAAHSSTSISAALGFAVARDLGGNCPSGLGDAIAVIGDGAMSAGMAFEAMNNAGHLKKRLIVILNDNEMSIAPPVGALSSYLSRLYAEAPFQDFKAAAKGAISLLPPPFQEGARRAKDMLKGLAVGGTLFEELGFSYVGPIDGHDLHQLLPVLRTVKARATGPILIHVLTKKGKGYGPAERARDGGHATAKFDVLTGEQRKSPSNAPSYTGVFAKALLAHAAQDDKICAVTAAMPDGTGLNLFAERYPSRLFDVGIAEQHAVTFSAGLAAGGLKPFCALYSTFLQRGYDQVVHDVAIQRLPVRFAIDRAGLVGADGATHAGAFDTAFLANLPGFVVMAAADEAELVHMVATAAAHDEGPIAFRYPRGEGMGVTMPERGEPLEIGKGRIIQTGARVAILSFGTRLSEVLKASESLRARGITPTVADARFAKPLDEALILDLVQNHEAMITVEEGAIGGFASHVSHFLAEAQVFDRGFKFRSMVLPDTFIDQASAEDMYAVARLNAADIEARVLDVLGIAQLAGKRA; from the coding sequence ATGTCCGACCGCCCGCAAACACCGCTGCTTGATCAGGTCGCCAGCCCCGCCGATCTCAAACGGTTTTCCGATAGCCAATTGGTGCAACTGGCGCATGAACTGCGCTCGGAAACCATTTCCGCCGTGTCGGAAACCGGCGGGCATCTGGGGGCCGGTCTTGGCGTGGTGGAGCTGACTGTCGCCCTGCATCACGTGTTTGACGCGCCGCGCGACAAGATCATCTGGGACGTGTCGCATCAATGCTACCCCCACAAGATCCTGACGGGCCGCCGCGACCGCATCCGCACCCTGCGGCAAAAGGACGGGCTGTCGGGCTTTACCAAACGCTCGGAATCGCCCTACGACCCGTTTGGCGCGGCCCATAGCTCTACCTCGATCAGCGCCGCACTTGGCTTTGCCGTGGCGCGGGACCTTGGCGGCAACTGCCCCTCAGGCCTTGGCGATGCCATCGCGGTGATTGGCGACGGGGCCATGTCGGCAGGCATGGCCTTTGAGGCGATGAACAACGCAGGCCACCTGAAGAAACGCCTGATTGTCATCCTCAACGACAACGAGATGTCGATTGCCCCGCCAGTGGGCGCGCTGTCCTCTTATCTCTCGCGGCTCTATGCCGAGGCTCCGTTTCAGGATTTCAAGGCCGCCGCCAAAGGTGCCATTTCCTTGTTGCCGCCTCCCTTTCAAGAGGGCGCGCGTCGTGCCAAAGACATGCTCAAGGGGCTGGCCGTGGGCGGTACATTGTTCGAGGAACTGGGGTTCAGCTATGTCGGCCCCATCGACGGCCATGACCTGCACCAACTCTTGCCAGTTCTGCGCACCGTCAAGGCACGCGCCACCGGGCCGATCCTTATTCATGTGCTGACCAAGAAGGGCAAGGGCTATGGCCCCGCCGAGCGCGCCCGCGATGGCGGCCATGCGACCGCCAAATTCGACGTGCTGACCGGCGAACAGCGCAAATCGCCCTCGAACGCCCCCAGCTATACCGGCGTCTTCGCCAAGGCGCTGCTGGCCCATGCCGCACAGGATGACAAGATCTGCGCCGTGACCGCCGCCATGCCCGATGGCACCGGCCTCAACCTCTTTGCCGAACGCTACCCCTCGCGGCTCTTTGACGTGGGCATCGCGGAACAGCATGCCGTCACCTTTTCCGCCGGGCTTGCGGCGGGGGGGCTCAAACCCTTTTGCGCGCTCTATTCCACCTTTTTGCAACGCGGCTACGATCAGGTCGTGCATGATGTGGCGATTCAGCGCCTGCCGGTGCGGTTTGCCATCGACCGTGCGGGGCTTGTGGGCGCAGACGGCGCCACCCACGCGGGGGCCTTCGACACGGCCTTTCTCGCCAATCTGCCCGGTTTTGTGGTCATGGCCGCCGCCGATGAGGCCGAGCTTGTCCATATGGTCGCCACTGCCGCCGCCCATGATGAGGGCCCGATTGCGTTCCGCTATCCACGCGGCGAGGGGATGGGCGTCACCATGCCCGAACGCGGCGAACCGCTGGAAATTGGCAAGGGGCGTATCATCCAGACGGGCGCGCGCGTGGCGATCCTCTCCTTTGGCACGCGCCTCTCAGAGGTGCTCAAAGCCTCCGAATCCCTGCGTGCGCGCGGAATCACGCCCACCGTCGCCGATGCCCGCTTTGCCAAACCGCTGGATGAGGCGCTCATCCTCGATCTCGTCCAGAACCACGAGGCGATGATCACCGTCGAAGAGGGCGCGATTGGTGGATTTGCAAGCCATGTCAGTCACTTCTTGGCCGAAGCTCAGGTATTCGATCGCGGCTTCAAATTCCGCTCCATGGTCCTGCCGGACACGTTCATAGATCAGGCCAGCGCCGAGGATATGTATGCCGTCGCGCGTCTGAACGCCGCCGATATCGAAGCGCGGGTGCTTGACGTGCTGGGCATCGCGCAACTGGCTGGAAAACGCGCCTGA
- a CDS encoding LysR family transcriptional regulator, translated as MNRLHEIEVFIAVAEAGSFAGAARRLHLSPPAVTRAIAALEDRLGARVFQRTTRSLTITDVGERFLGAARRVLGDLDTAEREAMGETTAPQGHLTVTASVTFGRSALGPMVGSFLVAHPRVSVSVLLLDRVVNLVEEGVDLAIRIGELPESRLIAKRLGTVHRILVASPEYLAQHGTPAAPADLRHHAVIAFTGLMPNREWRHRSGQRSASVALAPRLEINDAVAAIDAAILGQGITPTLSYMVASHIRAGRLVPVLQAHTLPPQPVNLVYPEARLMAPKLRAFLDFAGPRLKSALADLAEGVAVPKAL; from the coding sequence ATGAACCGTTTGCACGAGATTGAGGTGTTCATCGCTGTGGCAGAGGCGGGCAGCTTTGCGGGTGCGGCACGGCGCCTGCACCTGTCGCCGCCTGCGGTGACGCGGGCGATTGCCGCGCTTGAGGATCGGTTGGGCGCGCGCGTCTTTCAGCGAACCACGCGCAGTCTGACCATCACCGATGTCGGCGAGCGGTTCTTGGGTGCCGCGCGGCGCGTGCTTGGTGATCTTGACACCGCAGAGCGTGAGGCGATGGGAGAGACAACCGCGCCGCAGGGGCATTTGACGGTGACCGCGTCGGTGACGTTTGGCCGTTCCGCCCTTGGGCCGATGGTTGGCAGCTTTTTGGTGGCGCATCCGCGTGTGTCGGTCTCGGTGCTCTTGCTCGACCGGGTGGTCAATCTGGTCGAGGAAGGCGTGGATCTGGCCATTCGCATCGGAGAGTTGCCCGAGTCGCGGCTGATTGCCAAACGGTTGGGTACGGTGCATCGCATTCTGGTGGCAAGCCCCGAGTATCTGGCGCAACACGGCACGCCCGCTGCCCCTGCGGACCTGCGCCACCATGCGGTGATCGCCTTTACCGGGCTGATGCCCAACCGCGAGTGGCGGCATCGCAGCGGGCAGCGCAGTGCCAGCGTGGCACTTGCCCCGCGTCTTGAAATCAACGACGCGGTGGCCGCCATCGACGCGGCAATATTGGGTCAGGGCATCACGCCCACCCTGTCCTATATGGTGGCAAGCCACATTCGGGCGGGGCGTCTGGTGCCGGTGTTACAGGCCCATACCCTGCCGCCGCAACCCGTTAATCTCGTGTATCCCGAGGCGCGCCTCATGGCCCCCAAGCTGCGCGCCTTTCTGGATTTCGCCGGTCCCCGTCTCAAATCTGCGCTTGCGGATCTGGCCGAAGGTGTGGCCGTGCCAAAGGCGCTCTGA
- a CDS encoding GlxA family transcriptional regulator, with product MTSEATKIAVKAPKEPKRFVFVLLDRFTLLSFASAIECLRIANRMAEEELYSWVLTGDSEDVITCSAGVRFNLDFALSDLNREDVVLVCGGMDVQKAATKRMLNWLRREARKGLRMGGLCTASYVLARAGLLDGKRATIHWENHDSFLEEFEDVTLTKSVFVIDGNRMSTAGGTSSIDLMLNIIADDHGEKLANAVADQQIYSSIRTDQDTQRLSVPTRIGVRHPKLSQVIQMMETNIEEPISPATLARDVGMSTRQLERLFRRYLSRSPKRYYMELRLQKARNLLMQTDMTVINVALACGFASPSHFSKCYRAHYNTTPYRERGAHSSRLSV from the coding sequence ATGACGTCAGAGGCCACGAAGATCGCGGTGAAAGCGCCGAAGGAGCCCAAACGCTTTGTGTTTGTGTTGCTGGACAGATTCACCCTGCTCAGCTTTGCCTCGGCCATCGAATGTCTGCGCATCGCCAATCGTATGGCAGAAGAAGAGCTGTATAGCTGGGTTTTGACAGGTGATTCCGAGGATGTGATCACCTGCTCAGCCGGGGTGCGGTTCAATCTCGACTTTGCCCTATCCGATTTGAACCGCGAGGATGTGGTTCTGGTTTGCGGCGGCATGGATGTGCAAAAGGCCGCCACCAAGCGCATGTTGAACTGGCTGCGCCGTGAGGCGCGCAAGGGGCTGCGCATGGGGGGGCTGTGCACCGCGTCCTATGTTCTGGCGCGCGCAGGGCTTTTGGATGGCAAGCGCGCGACGATCCATTGGGAAAACCATGACAGTTTTCTCGAAGAATTCGAGGATGTCACCCTGACGAAATCGGTCTTCGTGATTGATGGCAACCGGATGAGCACGGCGGGCGGCACGTCGTCGATTGATCTCATGCTCAATATCATCGCGGATGATCATGGCGAAAAGCTGGCCAATGCCGTGGCGGATCAGCAGATCTATAGCTCGATCCGCACCGATCAGGACACGCAGCGTCTGAGCGTTCCGACACGCATCGGCGTTCGGCATCCCAAGCTGAGCCAAGTCATTCAGATGATGGAAACCAATATCGAAGAGCCGATCAGCCCTGCGACATTGGCACGCGATGTGGGCATGTCGACCCGGCAGTTGGAACGTCTGTTTCGCCGGTATCTCAGCCGCAGCCCCAAGCGGTATTACATGGAACTGCGCCTGCAAAAGGCGCGCAACCTGTTGATGCAGACCGATATGACCGTGATCAACGTGGCGCTGGCCTGCGGATTTGCCTCGCCCTCGCATTTCTCAAAGTGCTACCGGGCGCATTACAACACGACGCCCTACCGCGAACGCGGCGCACATAGCTCGCGCCTGTCAGTTTGA
- a CDS encoding class II 3-deoxy-7-phosphoheptulonate synthase — protein sequence MTEWQKTGWRAKPRVQMPDYLDAAALANVEARLRQYPPLVFAGEARRLKRALGAAARGEAFLLQGGDCAEAFDQFSADAIRDTFKVMLQMAMVLTYGAKVPVVKVGRMAGQFAKPRSAPTEVIEGVELPSYRGDIINELAFTPEARIPNPDKMLQAYTQAAATLNLLRAFSTGGYADVHQVHAWTLGFTESEKAAKYREMANHISDALDFMKAAGVDSDNAHTLKTVDFYTSHESLLLEYEEALCRLDSTSGKWLAGSGHMLWIGDRTRQPDGAHVEFLRGVQNPIGLKCGPSMTSDDLKRLLATLNPSNEAGRLTLIARFGAGKVAENLPRLIRTVQEEGASVLWVCDPMHGNTIKSATGYKTRPFELVLREVQEFFGIHKAEGSIPGGVHFEMTGQDVTECTGGMRALSEENLSARYHTACDPRLNASQSLELAFLVAEELKSLRHDRRQAEAG from the coding sequence ATGACGGAATGGCAGAAAACGGGCTGGCGCGCGAAACCGCGGGTGCAGATGCCTGATTATCTCGATGCCGCCGCACTGGCCAATGTCGAGGCCCGTCTCAGGCAGTATCCGCCGCTGGTTTTCGCCGGTGAGGCGCGCCGGCTCAAACGTGCGCTCGGCGCTGCTGCGCGCGGCGAAGCGTTCTTGCTTCAGGGCGGCGATTGCGCCGAGGCCTTTGATCAATTCTCGGCTGATGCGATCCGCGACACCTTCAAGGTGATGCTGCAAATGGCGATGGTGCTGACCTATGGGGCGAAGGTGCCAGTGGTCAAGGTTGGCCGCATGGCGGGGCAATTCGCCAAGCCGCGCTCGGCCCCGACCGAGGTGATCGAAGGCGTGGAATTGCCCAGCTACCGGGGAGATATCATCAACGAACTGGCCTTCACCCCCGAGGCGCGCATTCCCAATCCGGACAAGATGTTGCAGGCCTATACGCAGGCTGCGGCCACGCTGAACCTGTTGCGTGCTTTTTCAACCGGCGGCTATGCCGATGTGCATCAGGTCCATGCCTGGACGCTGGGCTTCACCGAAAGCGAGAAAGCCGCGAAATACCGCGAAATGGCCAATCACATCTCGGACGCGCTCGACTTTATGAAAGCGGCGGGTGTGGACAGCGACAATGCCCATACGCTCAAGACCGTGGATTTCTACACCTCGCATGAAAGCCTCTTGCTGGAATATGAAGAGGCGTTGTGCCGGCTCGACTCCACCTCTGGGAAATGGCTGGCGGGCTCTGGCCATATGCTGTGGATCGGCGACCGCACCCGGCAGCCGGATGGCGCGCATGTCGAATTTCTGCGTGGCGTGCAGAATCCCATTGGCCTTAAATGCGGCCCGTCGATGACCTCGGACGATCTCAAGCGGCTCTTGGCCACGCTCAACCCCAGCAATGAGGCCGGGCGTCTGACACTGATCGCGCGCTTTGGTGCGGGCAAGGTGGCGGAAAACCTGCCGCGCCTGATCCGCACGGTGCAGGAAGAGGGAGCATCGGTGCTTTGGGTCTGTGATCCGATGCATGGCAATACGATCAAATCCGCGACCGGCTATAAAACCCGGCCGTTTGAGTTGGTCCTGCGCGAGGTTCAGGAATTCTTTGGCATCCACAAGGCCGAGGGCAGCATCCCCGGCGGCGTGCATTTCGAGATGACCGGGCAGGATGTGACCGAATGCACCGGCGGCATGCGGGCGCTCTCCGAAGAAAACCTGTCGGCGCGCTATCACACCGCCTGCGATCCGCGCCTCAATGCCAGCCAATCGCTCGAACTGGCCTTCCTCGTGGCGGAAGAACTGAAATCCCTGCGCCATGATCGCCGTCAGGCCGAAGCAGGATAA
- a CDS encoding PQQ-dependent sugar dehydrogenase → MRLIPLILAACFAVTPAHALDSSAGKLTVTKMVDQLNDPWAIGFLPDDSLLITEKGGRLLHVVNGQGRAITGLPDVATRGQGGLLDILVPRDFAQSRQLYFTYSKPQPGGAGTAIAHARLAPGADRLTDWTVIFELEPGSSGGRHFGSRLVEGRDGMLYATIGDRGDDSSAQDLARQNGAVVRIARDGAIPSDNPFTQTAGAQPEIWSYGHRNPQGAALDAEGNLWVVEHGARGGDEVNSIAKGANFGWPVISYGRHYSGLKIGEGTQKSGMEQPAHYWDPSIAPSGMMIYQGDMFPEWRGDIFVGSLKFDMISRLDGTPLTEVERLKSRETQRVRDIREAPDGSIWFLSVGQGAAYRLSPG, encoded by the coding sequence ATGCGCCTTATCCCTCTCATTCTGGCGGCCTGTTTCGCCGTAACCCCGGCACACGCGCTCGATAGTAGCGCGGGCAAACTGACTGTCACCAAAATGGTTGACCAGCTCAACGATCCTTGGGCCATTGGCTTTCTGCCCGATGACAGCCTGCTCATCACCGAAAAAGGTGGCCGCCTTCTGCATGTCGTAAACGGTCAAGGCCGGGCCATCACCGGCCTGCCGGATGTTGCCACACGCGGGCAGGGTGGATTGCTTGATATTCTCGTGCCCCGCGATTTCGCGCAAAGCCGTCAGCTCTATTTCACCTATTCCAAACCGCAACCGGGCGGGGCAGGCACCGCCATCGCCCATGCCCGCCTTGCCCCCGGCGCGGATCGCCTCACCGACTGGACCGTGATATTCGAGTTGGAACCCGGCTCCTCTGGCGGGCGGCACTTCGGCTCGCGTCTGGTCGAGGGGCGCGATGGGATGCTCTACGCCACCATCGGCGACCGGGGCGATGACAGTTCGGCCCAAGATCTGGCACGTCAAAACGGCGCGGTCGTCCGGATCGCCCGCGATGGCGCCATCCCTTCGGACAACCCGTTCACGCAAACCGCTGGGGCGCAACCTGAAATCTGGTCCTATGGCCACCGCAACCCGCAAGGCGCGGCGCTTGATGCCGAGGGCAATCTCTGGGTGGTGGAACATGGCGCGCGCGGCGGCGATGAGGTGAACAGCATTGCCAAAGGCGCGAATTTCGGCTGGCCGGTGATTTCCTATGGTCGCCACTATTCAGGGCTGAAAATCGGCGAGGGCACGCAGAAATCCGGCATGGAACAGCCCGCGCATTATTGGGATCCCTCCATCGCGCCCTCTGGCATGATGATCTATCAGGGCGATATGTTTCCGGAATGGCGCGGCGACATCTTTGTCGGATCCCTCAAATTCGACATGATCTCGCGCCTCGATGGCACGCCGCTCACAGAGGTGGAGCGCCTCAAGTCCCGCGAAACCCAGCGCGTGCGCGACATCCGAGAGGCCCCGGATGGGTCAATCTGGTTTCTCAGCGTCGGGCAGGGTGCCGCCTACCGTCTCAGCCCCGGCTGA